ATATAGCGTACGCGCTCGCGGCGACCGAGGTCAGGATACTCGCTCCGATACCGGGGAAGAGCGCGGTCGGGGTGGAGGTTCCGAACCTCCGGCCGGCCAAGGTAACGCTCGGGGACGTGTTCGAGGAGTACCCGGATCACAACGACTGGGCGCTGCCGGTCGCGATGGGCAAGGATATCGCCGGTCGGGCGGTCTTTATGAACCTTGCGGAGATGCCCCACCTGCTCGTTGCGGGCACCACGGGCAGCGGCAAGAGCGTCATGCTCAACGGGTTGCTCACCTCGCTTCTTCTCACGACCGACCCGAGGCGGGTGAAGATGGTACTTATAGACCCCAAGCGCGTGGAGATGGCCCCGTTTGCGCGGATACCGCACCTTATAACCCCGGTTGTAACGGACGTAAAGAAAGCTGCGAACGCCCTTGCGTGGGCGGTTGCGGAGATGGAGCGGCGCTACGAGGTCCTCGAGGGGCTCGGGGTTCGTTCGCTCGACGGCTACAACGCAAAGGCCGATGCGCCCATGCCGTACGTCGTGATCGTTATAGACGAGCTTGCGGACCTCATGATGACGAGCGGGGCGAAGGTCGAGGACGCGGTTATCAGGATCGCCCAGAAAGCCCGCGCCGTCGGCATCCACCTCGTCGTTGCAACCCAGAGGCCGAGCGTAGACGTGATAACCGGGATGATCAAGGCGAACGTGCCGAGCCGCATCGCGTTCGCCGTCTCGTCTCAGGTGGACAGCCGGGTGATCCTCGATACCCCCGGAGCGGAGGCGCTGCTCGGGATGGGGGACATGCTCTACAAGCCCGTTTCGGCGTCGCGCCCCTCGCGGGTCCAGGGGGCATTTATCTCGGAGGACGAGGTCGAGCGTATCGTGGACGCAACGGTCGAGTCGAGTCGAAGCCGACGCATAGAGGCCGAGTTTATCGAAGAGGTAACGGAGACGAAGGTCGAGGCAAAGCAATCCGAAGAGCCGGAGGACGACCTTATCCCGGAGGCCGCCAACTTCGTTGTCGCGACGCAGCAGGCTTCGGTGAGCGCGGTCCAGAGGCGTTTCAGGGTCGGCTACTCCCGGGCCGGGCGCATCATCGACGCGCTGGAGAGAAAGGGCGTCGTCGGGCCGTACGAAGGCTCTAAAAGCCGCTCGGTGGTGGCATCCGAGGTAGACCTCGCCTCGATCTTCAACTGGGGCGAGGACGGGGCGAAAGAAGATGCGGAAACGCCCCGGGGCGGGTGAATCACACGGCGCGTGATGATAGGCTCTCTAGCTAGATGAAAGACGGAGCCGACAGAGAACACACGCTAGAGGAGAGGGACCAGTTCGTTCCCGATCCCGCAGAGCGGACCGAGAACGAACTCCTTGAAGATTATCCCTGGAGACGCGAGGGCTTCCCGGAGAACTCGGGGATGGAAGACCTGAAGATCGGAGCCATCCTTACCCGCGCCCGCGAAGAAAGAGGGATGACCTTCGAAGAGGCCTCTCAGGCGACGAAGATCCGCAAGCGCTAC
This sequence is a window from Rubrobacter indicoceani. Protein-coding genes within it:
- a CDS encoding FtsK/SpoIIIE family DNA translocase — protein: MKPANPAAKRSSGRAVREPLRERLSAFGERLPTGLIAVVLLGAGLFFTASFLTGMGAFLGDAGRFAATQLFGAVGLTLAPLVAAAGFFLLIGRFSWRVAFGVAMVFFALCITFAAGLPARSLFVSEAYSGAGGIVGSGLYAGVYALAGIIGAVVVLALMYLFGASMISGVTFAAAFSAVRGGSERFSRRISIYVSGKKTEREERAAERVAERAVSLQEEDPDRDEKEKVSGDEPKELKPVSRGRRHQDVDELYAELEDGLANGTKPGPEKKIAKPPAEKKPEDPFEVVLPKKRTAQNGAMESRVVDGEYTPPPFSLLDPGTDIPDHDAGETSRRLTQALADLGVEATVVRAVVGPRVTRYEMRLGSGVKVGKIANLQQDIAYALAATEVRILAPIPGKSAVGVEVPNLRPAKVTLGDVFEEYPDHNDWALPVAMGKDIAGRAVFMNLAEMPHLLVAGTTGSGKSVMLNGLLTSLLLTTDPRRVKMVLIDPKRVEMAPFARIPHLITPVVTDVKKAANALAWAVAEMERRYEVLEGLGVRSLDGYNAKADAPMPYVVIVIDELADLMMTSGAKVEDAVIRIAQKARAVGIHLVVATQRPSVDVITGMIKANVPSRIAFAVSSQVDSRVILDTPGAEALLGMGDMLYKPVSASRPSRVQGAFISEDEVERIVDATVESSRSRRIEAEFIEEVTETKVEAKQSEEPEDDLIPEAANFVVATQQASVSAVQRRFRVGYSRAGRIIDALERKGVVGPYEGSKSRSVVASEVDLASIFNWGEDGAKEDAETPRGG